A part of Candidatus Sericytochromatia bacterium genomic DNA contains:
- a CDS encoding universal stress protein → MKILIATDGSPCSHQAIRRAATLLPLQAAELHVVSVANVVPLIAAGEVGFAAAAQVHREMTQAESHLQNALAVLGNLGLKAKTHGREGDPAHEIVALAGELAADILVLGAHGKNGLERLLMGSISDAVLHQWRGAVLVIRPETAN, encoded by the coding sequence GTGAAAATTTTGATCGCGACCGATGGTAGTCCCTGCTCCCATCAGGCCATCCGACGGGCAGCCACGCTGTTGCCGCTGCAAGCAGCGGAACTCCACGTGGTCAGTGTCGCGAATGTGGTACCACTGATTGCGGCTGGTGAGGTGGGTTTTGCTGCGGCCGCCCAGGTCCATCGCGAAATGACTCAAGCTGAATCCCACCTCCAAAACGCCCTCGCGGTGCTGGGGAACCTCGGTTTGAAGGCCAAGACGCACGGACGTGAAGGAGACCCTGCCCATGAAATCGTGGCACTGGCGGGTGAACTCGCCGCGGACATCCTCGTCCTGGGGGCACACGGAAAAAACGGCCTGGAACGCCTGCTGATGGGCAGCATCTCGGATGCGGTTCTGCACCAATGGCGGGGGGCGGTGCTGGTGATCCGCCCCGAGACTGCGAATTAG
- a CDS encoding response regulator transcription factor, with protein sequence MAEKTRILIADDHAVVLAGLSAILSLEPDFDLVGQARDGDEAVRLALVSRPDVVVLDLQMPKLDGFQALARLRAHLPETQVLILTSLDDEASIYRVLQAGGSGYVLKKAAEVELVGAVREVRRGGAFIRPQYEAHLAADFLERLEAGGADPQTFERLTPREREILGFVAKGLTNQQIASHLVISVRTVETHRAHLMDKLGFKKRSELVDYAIRKGFLT encoded by the coding sequence ATGGCCGAGAAGACACGCATACTCATCGCGGATGACCACGCCGTGGTGTTGGCCGGCCTGTCGGCGATTCTCTCGCTGGAGCCAGACTTCGACCTGGTGGGGCAGGCGCGCGACGGAGACGAAGCCGTGCGACTCGCGCTCGTCAGTCGTCCCGATGTCGTGGTGTTGGACTTGCAGATGCCCAAATTGGACGGCTTTCAGGCGTTGGCGCGGTTGCGTGCTCATCTTCCGGAGACCCAGGTGCTGATCCTCACCTCGTTGGATGACGAGGCCTCCATCTACCGCGTCCTGCAAGCCGGAGGTTCTGGTTATGTCCTCAAAAAAGCCGCAGAAGTGGAACTCGTGGGAGCTGTGCGGGAGGTTCGCAGAGGGGGCGCCTTCATTCGACCCCAGTACGAGGCCCACCTGGCCGCCGATTTTCTGGAACGCCTGGAGGCTGGCGGCGCAGACCCCCAAACCTTCGAGCGTTTGACGCCGCGCGAGCGTGAGATTCTTGGCTTCGTGGCCAAAGGGTTAACCAACCAGCAAATTGCCAGCCACCTCGTGATCAGTGTCCGCACCGTAGAAACCCATCGCGCCCATTTGATGGACAAGCTGGGCTTCAAAAAACGCTCCGAACTGGTGGACTATGCCATTCGAAAGGGTTTTTTGACGTGA
- a CDS encoding acetyl-CoA hydrolase/transferase C-terminal domain-containing protein, with the protein MSSDWRIRACSPEEAVRLVRSGNHVFLHGGCAVALSLEQALARHALALEEVAVYQMHKEGEEALLDPALQGHVRIHSMFCGSRVRAAVNAGQADFIPVFLSDIPHLMRQGLLPIDVAIVQLSPPDHHGWCSLGTSVDVAHQAVLSARVVVAEINAQMPRTMGDCVLHVDDLDAFVLTDRPLLTLPPRPLDAVSRAIGSHIAELVCDGATLQVGIGAIPDAALAAMAGKRDLGVHTEMFSDGLVDLIQRGVVTNARKLLAPGRTVTSFVIGTRKTYDFVHDNPSVVFHPSDVVNDTSLIRQQPNMTAINCALEVDLTGQVCADSLGTEIYSGIGGQMDFVRGAAIAPGGKAVIALPSTAKQGSLSRIKPVLAPGAGVVTTRGHVQYVVTEHGVADLRGKSLRERAEALWAIADPSHQADLRAAILARRQFSIPMP; encoded by the coding sequence ATGAGTTCAGATTGGCGCATTCGTGCGTGTTCACCCGAAGAGGCTGTCCGCTTGGTTCGCAGCGGCAATCACGTGTTTCTGCACGGCGGGTGTGCCGTCGCGCTTTCGCTGGAACAAGCGCTCGCCCGTCACGCGCTCGCCCTGGAGGAGGTGGCGGTCTACCAGATGCACAAGGAGGGCGAGGAAGCGCTGCTCGACCCGGCCCTTCAGGGGCACGTGCGAATCCATTCGATGTTCTGCGGATCGCGGGTGCGGGCCGCGGTCAACGCGGGCCAGGCTGACTTCATCCCGGTCTTTCTGAGCGACATTCCCCACCTGATGCGGCAGGGACTATTGCCGATCGATGTGGCGATCGTGCAGCTTTCGCCACCCGACCACCACGGATGGTGCTCGCTGGGAACCTCGGTTGATGTGGCCCATCAGGCCGTGCTGTCGGCCCGCGTGGTGGTGGCGGAGATCAACGCGCAGATGCCTCGCACCATGGGCGACTGCGTGCTGCACGTCGACGACCTGGATGCCTTTGTCCTGACGGACCGTCCCCTGCTCACCTTGCCGCCCCGTCCGCTGGATGCCGTGTCCCGAGCCATCGGCTCGCATATCGCGGAACTGGTGTGCGACGGCGCCACCCTCCAGGTCGGGATCGGGGCGATTCCCGACGCGGCCCTCGCCGCGATGGCGGGCAAGCGCGATCTGGGCGTCCACACGGAGATGTTCTCCGATGGTCTGGTGGACCTGATTCAGCGGGGCGTGGTGACGAATGCGCGCAAGCTGCTGGCCCCTGGCCGCACGGTGACCAGCTTCGTGATCGGGACGCGCAAGACTTACGACTTCGTGCATGACAATCCGTCGGTGGTTTTTCATCCCTCCGATGTGGTCAACGACACCAGCCTGATTCGCCAGCAGCCCAACATGACGGCCATCAACTGCGCCCTGGAGGTCGACCTGACGGGACAGGTGTGTGCGGATTCCCTCGGCACCGAGATCTACAGCGGCATCGGGGGACAGATGGACTTCGTGCGCGGGGCGGCGATCGCCCCGGGCGGCAAGGCCGTCATCGCCCTTCCCTCCACCGCCAAGCAAGGCAGCCTGAGCCGGATCAAGCCCGTGCTGGCCCCTGGTGCCGGGGTGGTGACGACCCGGGGGCACGTGCAGTATGTGGTGACGGAGCACGGGGTGGCCGACCTGCGCGGCAAGAGTTTGCGCGAGCGCGCGGAGGCGCTCTGGGCGA
- a CDS encoding response regulator — protein sequence MRILLVEDVEDNRALARFLLESQGVDVDEACTGREALEALGKRQPDLILMDLSLPDMDGWDATRSILTTPEWRNIPIVALTAHAMAGDRERVMAHGFRGYMSKPIDVSTFCDQVLSFLPSASV from the coding sequence ATGCGCATACTGCTGGTCGAGGATGTCGAGGACAATCGGGCATTGGCTCGTTTTCTGTTGGAATCTCAGGGTGTTGACGTGGACGAGGCCTGCACGGGGCGCGAAGCGCTTGAGGCCCTTGGGAAGCGGCAACCTGACCTGATCCTGATGGACCTTTCGTTACCGGATATGGATGGTTGGGACGCCACGCGGTCGATCTTGACGACGCCTGAGTGGCGCAACATCCCTATCGTGGCCCTGACGGCGCACGCCATGGCGGGCGATCGGGAGCGGGTCATGGCGCACGGGTTTCGGGGCTACATGTCCAAACCGATCGATGTGTCGACCTTTTGCGACCAGGTCCTGTCCTTCTTGCCGTCTGCCTCGGTCTGA
- a CDS encoding hybrid sensor histidine kinase/response regulator, with translation MPTENESARQILVIDDQEDNLALMDAILDARGFGVLLAQDGPTGLKMAREHSPDLILLDLAMPGMDGFQVLEQLRQSARTRRIPVVILTANAREAALVERGLELGATEYLTKPIQMDELVVRLRSVLRLSQAERELDRLRRDFASMLVHDMRAPLDGVRLTLGVLKRQEEEGSTRWIMLDHATTATEEVAALVDGLLQASALEEEGFVPNFQRVELGPLIKRCLTILRPMAVSRGLAMSAAVPPDLPAVRTDPDLVKRLIENLLANALKFTPEGAVQICARTVEDRLLVEVHDTGPGIPDVDKARIFDRYAQGGGESGGRQRGYGLGLAFCHRAMTALGGAIRVEDAPGGGSVFSFSLPLEKGGA, from the coding sequence ATGCCGACTGAAAACGAATCCGCGCGTCAAATTCTCGTGATCGACGACCAGGAGGACAACCTGGCGCTCATGGACGCCATCCTGGATGCACGCGGATTTGGCGTCTTGCTGGCCCAAGACGGACCGACCGGTCTGAAAATGGCCAGAGAGCACAGCCCCGACCTGATTCTGCTGGACCTTGCCATGCCAGGCATGGATGGATTCCAGGTCCTTGAGCAGTTGCGCCAGTCAGCCAGAACACGACGCATTCCAGTGGTCATCCTGACAGCCAACGCACGTGAAGCCGCCCTGGTCGAGCGGGGCCTCGAATTGGGAGCCACCGAATACCTGACCAAACCGATTCAGATGGATGAGCTCGTCGTCCGCCTCCGAAGTGTTTTGCGCCTCTCGCAAGCGGAACGCGAGCTCGACAGGTTGAGGCGTGACTTCGCCTCGATGCTGGTCCACGACATGCGCGCTCCTCTGGATGGCGTTCGGCTCACGTTGGGCGTGCTCAAGCGTCAGGAAGAAGAGGGATCGACGCGCTGGATCATGCTGGACCATGCCACCACGGCCACGGAGGAGGTGGCCGCCCTTGTGGATGGTCTCCTGCAGGCCAGCGCCTTGGAGGAGGAGGGGTTCGTTCCCAACTTTCAGCGGGTCGAACTGGGGCCGCTGATCAAACGTTGCTTGACCATCCTGCGCCCCATGGCGGTGTCTCGAGGCCTGGCCATGAGTGCCGCTGTACCCCCCGATCTTCCGGCGGTCAGGACTGACCCCGACCTGGTCAAGCGCCTGATCGAAAACCTGCTGGCCAACGCCCTCAAATTCACTCCGGAAGGGGCTGTCCAGATATGCGCCCGGACCGTGGAGGACAGGCTGCTGGTGGAAGTCCACGACACCGGGCCTGGCATTCCGGATGTCGACAAGGCCCGGATTTTCGACCGTTATGCGCAGGGCGGCGGCGAGAGCGGTGGTCGCCAGCGCGGCTATGGACTGGGTCTGGCCTTCTGTCACCGGGCCATGACGGCGCTCGGTGGGGCCATTCGCGTGGAGGACGCCCCCGGTGGCGGCAGTGTCTTCAGCTTCAGCCTACCATTGGAGAAGGGCGGAGCCTGA
- a CDS encoding response regulator, with the protein MQASLREQKLQQLVEAGMLLHQGLDLDAVLQRLVALASHLVDAKYAALASLDENGRIERFLHHGLTEEQVAAMPHLPEGKGLLGALLTEGRPLRVADMPKDPRSSGFPANHPPMRGFLGVPILRRGKVFGRLYCTEKRSSDAFTAEDEEFAIMLAAQAAVAIENAELYEQARSASRLKSEFLANMSHELRTPMNAILGFTELVSNGALGPVTDKQREGLGRVLRNARNLLELINGVLDLSKIEAGKMELAEADFAPRGLVEGCITALESLASNKGLSIELAVQDSPARVTGDEGKVRQIVVNLLSNAIKFTERGTIQVRLSGEPQGWSVAVTDTGIGIAPEHQRLIFEEFRQVDSSSTRQVGGTGLGLAISLRMAQMMGGTVRVESELGVGSTFTLSLPLAPGMEDSSTPGACLATGERPPGTVVLAIDDDADVLALMVNRFQGSEFSVLTALGGEAGLQAAERLCPDVITLDVMMPGLDGWEVLRRLKANPVLAEIPVVMMSIVEDRAMAFGLGASDCIVKPIASERLLETLRRTIKGVPGQAHQVLIVDDEPDARALVRDLARSAGFDVREASDGQQAMAAIRERRPDLVVLDILMPEMDGFLVIETLASDADLRTIPVIVLTAMTLTPRDEERLSAGAQRILRKASLNADSLLLELRAVLAQKGSHS; encoded by the coding sequence GTGCAGGCATCTTTGCGCGAACAAAAACTGCAGCAGCTCGTGGAAGCCGGCATGTTGCTCCATCAGGGCTTGGACCTCGATGCGGTGTTGCAACGTTTGGTGGCGTTGGCCTCGCATCTGGTGGATGCCAAGTACGCCGCGTTGGCCTCGCTGGATGAGAACGGCCGGATCGAGCGTTTTCTGCACCACGGGCTGACGGAAGAACAGGTGGCGGCCATGCCACACCTCCCCGAAGGCAAGGGACTTCTGGGCGCGTTGCTCACGGAGGGGCGCCCCCTGCGGGTGGCGGACATGCCCAAAGACCCGCGCTCGTCAGGGTTTCCTGCCAACCACCCTCCCATGAGAGGCTTTCTCGGAGTGCCCATTCTTCGTCGAGGTAAGGTATTCGGGCGCCTTTACTGCACGGAAAAACGCAGCAGCGATGCCTTCACCGCGGAAGATGAGGAATTCGCCATCATGCTGGCGGCGCAGGCGGCGGTGGCCATCGAAAACGCTGAACTTTACGAGCAAGCTCGTTCCGCCAGTCGCCTCAAGAGCGAGTTTCTGGCCAATATGAGCCACGAGTTGCGCACCCCCATGAACGCCATCTTGGGGTTCACCGAACTGGTGTCGAATGGGGCGTTGGGGCCTGTAACGGACAAGCAACGGGAAGGCCTCGGACGGGTTCTTCGCAACGCTCGGAATCTGCTCGAGCTGATCAACGGGGTGCTCGATCTGTCCAAGATCGAAGCAGGCAAGATGGAGCTGGCTGAAGCCGACTTTGCGCCTCGTGGCCTGGTTGAAGGCTGTATCACCGCACTTGAATCCTTGGCGTCGAACAAGGGCCTGTCGATCGAGTTGGCCGTTCAGGACTCGCCTGCGCGCGTCACGGGCGACGAGGGAAAAGTGCGGCAAATTGTGGTCAACCTGCTCTCGAATGCCATCAAATTCACGGAACGCGGCACCATTCAGGTGCGTCTGTCCGGAGAGCCTCAGGGCTGGAGCGTGGCAGTCACCGATACAGGAATCGGCATTGCGCCTGAGCATCAGCGATTGATCTTCGAGGAATTTCGCCAGGTGGACTCCTCCAGCACGCGCCAGGTGGGCGGCACGGGCCTCGGTCTGGCCATCAGCCTCAGAATGGCCCAGATGATGGGGGGCACGGTTCGCGTGGAGAGTGAACTGGGAGTTGGAAGCACGTTCACCTTGTCACTTCCGCTGGCCCCCGGGATGGAAGACTCTTCGACGCCGGGAGCCTGCTTGGCGACGGGTGAGCGGCCGCCCGGAACCGTGGTGTTGGCGATCGACGATGACGCCGATGTTCTGGCCCTGATGGTCAATCGATTCCAAGGCAGCGAATTCAGTGTCTTGACTGCCCTGGGCGGAGAAGCGGGGCTCCAGGCGGCGGAGCGGCTATGCCCCGACGTGATCACGCTGGATGTCATGATGCCGGGACTGGACGGTTGGGAGGTGTTGCGACGCTTGAAGGCCAATCCGGTCCTCGCGGAAATTCCCGTGGTGATGATGAGCATCGTGGAGGATCGGGCGATGGCGTTTGGCCTGGGTGCCTCGGATTGTATTGTCAAACCCATTGCCAGTGAGCGCCTGCTGGAAACCTTGCGACGAACCATCAAAGGGGTTCCCGGTCAGGCGCATCAGGTCCTGATTGTCGACGACGAACCCGATGCGCGCGCGCTGGTGCGTGACCTTGCGCGTTCGGCGGGCTTCGACGTCCGTGAGGCGTCTGATGGGCAGCAGGCGATGGCGGCCATCCGGGAACGGCGCCCTGATCTGGTCGTTCTCGACATTTTGATGCCCGAGATGGATGGCTTCCTGGTGATCGAAACCCTGGCCTCCGATGCCGACCTGCGGACCATTCCCGTGATTGTGTTGACTGCAATGACGCTCACCCCGCGCGATGAGGAGCGCCTCAGTGCGGGAGCGCAGCGCATCCTGCGCAAGGCGTCCCTGAACGCGGACTCTTTGCTGCTCGAGCTGCGTGCGGTTCTCGCTCAGAAAGGCTCTCATTCCTGA
- a CDS encoding 2-dehydropantoate 2-reductase, with protein MKLREAPANPPVWIIGAGAIGLYMAAHLSHVTRVTLAARAARATWLAESGFQLAGAESGDFRPEVVPIDQAFAIPEEAIVVVATKATDLEKLVGVLSPNVAAGQTVALVQNGLGVHKFARSYLPTAHLVRLTCWVGVSLEQGRRAVVAGAPLFESGYDQPEVGKASEQVLALLNAANLRARHGGSVAEVEWRKALLNLSVSGICAVLDERNGAILGSPELREIVEDILAEAMPVAAAEGVVLGPQDADRVFTALDNTRDNWNAMIQDLRRGASTEMPFLNAAVDRLARRHGLRAPVNATIARLITHITRGGRRAGGGARATD; from the coding sequence TTGAAACTCAGAGAGGCACCTGCCAATCCCCCTGTCTGGATCATTGGAGCCGGGGCGATCGGTCTCTACATGGCGGCCCATCTCAGTCACGTCACCCGCGTGACCTTGGCGGCTCGTGCGGCGCGCGCCACCTGGCTGGCAGAGTCCGGCTTCCAGCTGGCTGGCGCGGAGAGCGGGGACTTTCGCCCGGAGGTGGTGCCCATCGATCAGGCCTTTGCCATCCCGGAAGAGGCCATCGTCGTGGTGGCGACCAAAGCCACCGACCTGGAAAAGCTGGTCGGCGTTCTCTCGCCGAATGTGGCGGCCGGGCAGACCGTCGCCCTCGTCCAGAATGGCCTTGGCGTCCATAAATTTGCCCGATCATATCTGCCCACCGCTCATCTGGTTCGCCTGACATGCTGGGTGGGCGTCTCCCTCGAGCAGGGGCGTCGAGCCGTGGTGGCCGGCGCGCCGCTGTTCGAGTCAGGATATGATCAGCCGGAAGTCGGCAAGGCCTCCGAGCAGGTTCTGGCGCTGTTGAATGCCGCCAATCTGCGCGCCAGACACGGTGGTAGCGTGGCGGAGGTCGAGTGGCGCAAGGCGTTGTTGAATCTCAGTGTCAGCGGCATCTGTGCGGTGCTGGATGAACGGAACGGGGCCATCCTGGGGTCCCCGGAATTGAGGGAAATCGTGGAGGATATCCTCGCCGAGGCCATGCCCGTCGCCGCGGCGGAGGGGGTGGTGTTGGGCCCCCAGGACGCGGACCGTGTCTTCACGGCCCTCGACAACACCCGTGACAACTGGAACGCCATGATTCAGGATCTGCGTCGAGGAGCCAGCACCGAGATGCCATTTCTGAACGCGGCGGTGGACCGCCTGGCCAGGCGGCATGGCTTGCGAGCTCCGGTCAATGCCACGATCGCCCGCCTGATCACGCACATCACCCGCGGAGGGAGACGCGCCGGCGGTGGTGCGCGGGCCACGGATTGA